Proteins from a genomic interval of Microbacterium abyssi:
- the dnaA gene encoding chromosomal replication initiator protein DnaA: MSSPAQPDVPIWAQVLDLLDQDERVTPQLQGFLSLAVPAGVMGATLYLDVPNDLTAAQINKRLRVPLMEGLARLGEEVTSFRVVVNHELAEQPTAPIAVADFGRPESPRTDLPVEQPTPMRHESRLNPKYTFDNFVIGQSNRFAHAAAVAVAEAPAKAYNPLFIYGDSGLGKTHLLHAIGDYAQSLYTGVKVRYVSSEEFTNDFINSIANNRGSAFQARYRDVDILLIDDIQFLQGRAETQETFFHTFNTLHDHNKQIVITSDVAPKHLTGFEDRMRSRFEWGLITDVQAPDLETRIAILRKKAQSEALHIPDEVLEYIATIVSSNIRELEGALIRVSAFASLNRSSLDISLAQTVLRDIVDTAEDNIISPTDIITATAQYFKLTVDDLYGSSRSQQIATARQIAMYLCRERTNLSLPKIGQLFGNRDHTTVMYAYKKISDLMKERRSIYNQVTEITTQLGRR; this comes from the coding sequence ATGTCCTCTCCTGCCCAGCCCGACGTTCCGATCTGGGCACAGGTTCTGGACCTGCTCGATCAGGATGAGCGCGTCACTCCTCAGCTCCAGGGATTCCTGAGCCTTGCCGTCCCCGCCGGCGTCATGGGAGCCACCCTCTATCTGGACGTCCCGAACGACCTCACCGCGGCGCAGATCAACAAGCGTCTGCGGGTGCCCCTGATGGAGGGTCTCGCACGCCTGGGTGAAGAGGTCACCTCGTTCCGTGTCGTGGTCAACCACGAACTCGCCGAGCAGCCGACGGCTCCCATTGCCGTGGCGGATTTCGGTCGCCCGGAGTCGCCGCGCACCGACCTGCCCGTGGAACAGCCGACGCCGATGCGCCACGAGTCGCGGCTGAATCCGAAATACACGTTCGACAACTTCGTCATCGGTCAGTCGAACCGCTTCGCGCACGCCGCAGCCGTCGCCGTGGCCGAGGCACCGGCGAAGGCCTACAATCCGCTGTTCATCTACGGCGACTCGGGACTCGGCAAGACGCACCTGCTCCATGCGATCGGCGACTATGCGCAGTCGCTGTACACGGGCGTGAAGGTTCGCTACGTGTCGAGCGAGGAGTTCACCAACGACTTCATCAACTCGATCGCGAACAACCGCGGGTCGGCATTCCAGGCGCGCTACCGCGACGTCGACATCCTCCTCATCGACGACATCCAGTTCCTGCAGGGCCGCGCCGAGACGCAGGAGACGTTCTTCCACACCTTCAACACCCTCCACGATCACAACAAGCAGATCGTGATCACCAGCGACGTCGCACCCAAACACCTGACCGGCTTCGAGGACCGCATGCGCAGCCGGTTCGAGTGGGGCCTGATCACCGACGTCCAGGCACCCGACCTCGAGACGCGCATCGCGATCCTGCGTAAGAAGGCACAGAGCGAAGCCCTGCACATCCCCGACGAGGTGCTCGAGTACATCGCGACGATCGTCTCGTCGAACATCCGCGAACTCGAGGGCGCCCTCATCCGGGTGTCGGCATTCGCGAGCCTGAACCGGTCCTCCCTCGACATCTCGCTCGCACAGACCGTGCTCCGCGACATCGTCGACACGGCGGAGGACAACATCATCTCGCCGACCGACATCATCACCGCGACAGCTCAGTACTTCAAGCTCACCGTCGACGACCTGTACGGTTCCAGCCGCTCGCAGCAGATCGCGACTGCACGTCAGATCGCCATGTACCTGTGTCGCGAGCGCACCAACCTCTCGCTTCCGAAGATCGGGCAGCTGTTCGGCAATCGCGACCACACAACCGTGATGTACGCGTATAAGAAGATCAGCGACCTCATGAAGGAGCGACGCTCCATCTACAACCAGGTCACCGAGATCACCACGCAGCTCGGCCGTCGCTGA
- the dnaN gene encoding DNA polymerase III subunit beta gives MRFQVNRDVFSEAVSFVVKLLPQRNPQPILAGVLIEAGDDGLTLSAFDYEASARTTIDATVDTAGTILVHGRLLSDIASRLPNAPIEIAVEEDGGIAVTCGSARFTLAAMPVEEYPSIPEVSGSSGVVPADDFGTAIAQVGFAASRDDVTPVLTSVQLEVSGQNLSLVATDRYRVSLRDVPWDGEAPEQTALVPARTLTEVGKTFGHAGTIQVAFSGGGDREIIAFTAGNKTVTSLLIKGNFPPVRRLFPEQTDHYAVVNTADLIEAVRRVALVLDRAAPLRFTFTADSVTMDASGSEQARASESVDAHLTGGADVTLGLNPQYLTEALSAVKSEFVRVTFTSSDNANKLSPVLITSQTSVDQAGSDSFKYLLQPNLLLR, from the coding sequence GTGAGGTTCCAGGTCAATCGCGATGTCTTCAGCGAAGCAGTGTCCTTCGTCGTCAAGCTGCTGCCGCAGCGCAACCCCCAGCCGATCCTGGCCGGTGTGCTCATCGAAGCCGGGGATGACGGACTGACGCTTTCCGCGTTCGACTACGAGGCATCGGCTCGAACGACCATCGACGCGACCGTCGACACCGCCGGCACGATCCTCGTGCATGGCCGTCTGCTCTCCGACATCGCCAGCCGACTGCCGAACGCTCCGATCGAGATCGCCGTCGAGGAGGACGGCGGCATCGCCGTCACATGTGGTTCGGCCCGATTCACCCTTGCGGCCATGCCTGTCGAGGAGTACCCGTCGATCCCCGAGGTATCCGGTTCCTCCGGCGTGGTCCCGGCCGATGACTTCGGCACTGCGATCGCACAGGTCGGCTTCGCCGCCTCCCGCGACGATGTGACTCCGGTGCTGACAAGTGTGCAGCTCGAGGTGTCAGGCCAGAACCTCAGCCTCGTCGCCACCGACCGCTACCGCGTCTCCCTGCGTGACGTTCCGTGGGACGGCGAAGCGCCCGAGCAGACCGCCCTGGTCCCCGCCCGCACCCTGACCGAGGTCGGCAAGACCTTCGGGCATGCCGGCACGATCCAGGTCGCGTTCTCCGGCGGCGGCGACCGCGAGATCATCGCCTTCACCGCCGGCAACAAGACCGTCACGTCGCTGCTCATCAAGGGCAACTTCCCGCCCGTTCGCCGCCTTTTCCCCGAGCAGACCGATCACTACGCGGTCGTAAACACCGCGGATCTCATCGAGGCCGTCCGTCGCGTCGCCCTCGTCCTCGATCGCGCAGCTCCCCTGCGATTCACATTCACAGCGGACAGCGTGACGATGGATGCATCGGGCAGCGAGCAGGCGCGGGCATCCGAGTCCGTCGATGCACACCTCACCGGCGGCGCGGACGTGACCCTCGGCCTGAACCCGCAGTACCTGACCGAAGCGCTGAGCGCGGTCAAGAGCGAGTTCGTCCGGGTGACGTTCACGTCGAGCGACAACGCGAACAAGCTCAGCCCGGTGCTCATCACGAGCCAGACCTCGGTCGACCAGGCCGGCTCCGACTCGTTCAAGTACCTCCTCCAGCCGAACCTGCTGCTCCGCTGA
- the recF gene encoding DNA replication/repair protein RecF (All proteins in this family for which functions are known are DNA-binding proteins that assist the filamentation of RecA onto DNA for the initiation of recombination or recombinational repair.) has product MIVEHLNLVDFRNYATADLSLLPGPNVLVGRNGQGKTNLAEAVVFLATLGSHRVSSDAPMVRDGKEFAVIRARLSVGERRVLTEVQINRQGSNKARINGSPSKTSELPRYAHVVLFAPEDLQIVRGDPSSRRRFADQLLIQRAPRMAAVLGDYDRVLKQRTALLKSARARGVRGEALTTLEVWDDKLVALGSEIIDARLRLASDLQQPLAAAYTAIAGADHSPELEWALSVRGGNPEEGEVGADDSRGGLVEMFRAALQAKRTQELDRGLTLVGPHRDDLLLRVRDLPVKGYASHGESWSVALALRLASAELLRAESPAGDPVLILDDVFAELDADRRQRLATLTSGYEQVIVTAAVEEDIPEPLHRHVVRIHAGTISDERETDERDDETKGEAAE; this is encoded by the coding sequence GTGATTGTGGAGCACCTGAACCTGGTCGACTTCCGCAACTACGCGACCGCCGATCTCAGTCTTCTTCCCGGCCCGAACGTGCTCGTCGGTCGCAACGGCCAGGGCAAGACGAATCTCGCCGAAGCCGTCGTGTTCCTCGCGACCCTCGGTTCGCACCGGGTGTCCTCGGATGCTCCGATGGTCCGCGACGGCAAGGAGTTCGCCGTCATCAGGGCACGGCTCTCAGTCGGCGAACGACGTGTGCTCACAGAGGTGCAGATCAACCGGCAGGGCTCGAACAAGGCGCGCATCAACGGCTCGCCGTCGAAGACGAGTGAGCTTCCCCGGTACGCGCATGTCGTGCTCTTCGCGCCGGAAGACCTCCAGATCGTGCGAGGCGACCCCTCCTCGCGCAGAAGATTCGCCGATCAGCTGCTGATCCAGCGCGCGCCCCGCATGGCGGCGGTCCTCGGTGACTACGACCGCGTACTGAAGCAGCGCACAGCCCTGCTGAAATCGGCCCGAGCCCGCGGCGTCCGCGGCGAAGCGCTGACGACACTCGAGGTCTGGGACGACAAGCTCGTGGCGCTCGGGTCGGAGATCATCGACGCTCGTCTTCGTCTGGCATCGGATCTGCAGCAGCCGCTGGCCGCGGCCTACACCGCGATCGCGGGCGCCGACCACAGTCCCGAGCTCGAATGGGCGCTGTCGGTCCGCGGCGGAAACCCCGAAGAGGGCGAAGTCGGCGCCGACGACAGCCGCGGCGGTCTGGTCGAAATGTTCCGCGCCGCGCTGCAGGCCAAGCGCACCCAGGAGCTCGACCGCGGACTCACCCTCGTCGGCCCGCATCGCGACGACCTGCTGCTGCGCGTGCGCGATCTCCCGGTGAAGGGGTACGCCTCCCATGGTGAATCCTGGTCCGTCGCGCTCGCCCTTCGGCTGGCATCCGCGGAACTGCTGCGAGCCGAATCCCCGGCCGGCGACCCGGTGCTCATCCTCGACGACGTCTTCGCCGAACTCGATGCCGATCGTCGTCAGCGACTGGCGACCCTGACCTCCGGGTACGAGCAGGTGATCGTCACGGCCGCCGTCGAAGAGGACATCCCCGAACCGCTCCACCGGCATGTCGTCCGGATCCACGCGGGTACGATCAGCGACGAGCGTGAAACCGACGAGCGCGACGACGAAACCAAGGGGGAGGCAGCCGAATGA
- a CDS encoding DUF721 domain-containing protein: MTDADTPETVATYLRLRGLKPSSKSWKRKRRIRDDDDNAPFTPGRDPGALGAVLDKLSREAGWEITLAREDLVRQWADLAGHDTAKHSEPVSLENGMLTVKCDSTAWAKNLQFMRATILTEIGRRYPQAGVDNLRFIGPDVPSWKWGPRAVPGRGPRDTYG; this comes from the coding sequence ATGACCGACGCCGACACCCCCGAGACTGTCGCGACCTACCTTCGGCTGCGCGGACTGAAGCCGAGTTCCAAGAGCTGGAAGCGCAAGCGCCGCATCCGTGACGATGACGACAACGCACCGTTCACCCCCGGGCGCGACCCGGGAGCGCTCGGCGCTGTTCTCGACAAGCTCAGCCGTGAAGCCGGCTGGGAGATCACCCTCGCCCGCGAGGACCTCGTACGGCAATGGGCCGATCTTGCCGGTCACGACACCGCGAAGCACTCCGAACCGGTATCGCTCGAGAACGGAATGCTGACCGTGAAGTGCGATTCGACCGCCTGGGCGAAGAACCTGCAGTTCATGCGAGCGACCATCCTCACCGAGATCGGAAGACGCTATCCGCAGGCGGGTGTGGACAACCTCCGTTTCATCGGTCCGGACGTCCCGTCGTGGAAATGGGGGCCCAGAGCCGTCCCAGGGCGGGGTCCGCGCGATACCTACGGGTAG
- the gyrB gene encoding DNA topoisomerase (ATP-hydrolyzing) subunit B, with protein sequence MTPENPVDEPESTPGITPAKKQSGDYGADQIQILEGLEAVRKRPGMYIGSTGPRGLHHLVYEIVDNSVDEALAGHADTIMVTLLADGGVRVVDNGRGIPTGPHSSDPNKSTVEVVLTILHAGGKFGGGAYAVSGGLHGVGSSVVNALSTRFDVTVKQKGFAWHHSFANGGAPQQKLEKGEPTEETGTDITFWPDPEIFTESVEFEYDVLRTRFQQMAFLNKGLRIELRDEREGATYEIEEEGTTVTKQRADVFLYERGLVDYVEYLNKVRHAEVVTEEIIDFDAEDTERKISLEIAMQWTTGYSENVYTYANTINTHEGGTHEEGFRAALTTLVNKYARANNLLKEKDDNLSGDDVREGLTAVISIKLGEPQFEGQTKTKLGNTEAKAFVQKVVGDQLGDWFERNPTQAKNVIRKAIDAATARLAARKARETARRKSVFESAAMPDKLKDCTSKDPSISEIFLVEGDSAGGSAVQGRDPHTQAILALRGKILNVERARLDKALANKEVQAMIQAFGTGIGEDFDIEKARYHKIVLMADADVDGQHITTLLLTLLFRYMRGLIEAGFVYLAMPPLYRLKWSNQPHEYVYSDAERDALLKHGLENGKRIPKDSGVQRYKGLGEMNAKELWETTMDHTTRTLRQVTIEDAASADEIFSVLMGEDVESRRGFIQRNAKDVRFLDI encoded by the coding sequence ATGACGCCTGAAAATCCTGTTGACGAGCCTGAATCCACACCCGGGATCACTCCGGCGAAGAAGCAGTCCGGCGACTACGGCGCCGACCAGATCCAGATCCTCGAGGGCCTCGAGGCCGTGCGCAAGCGCCCGGGTATGTACATCGGCTCCACCGGACCGCGTGGCCTCCACCACCTGGTCTACGAGATCGTCGACAACTCGGTCGACGAAGCGCTCGCGGGCCACGCCGACACCATCATGGTGACGCTGCTCGCCGACGGAGGCGTGCGCGTCGTCGACAACGGCCGTGGCATCCCGACAGGCCCGCACTCGTCCGATCCGAACAAGTCGACGGTCGAGGTGGTGCTGACCATCCTGCACGCCGGCGGAAAGTTCGGTGGCGGCGCCTATGCCGTCTCCGGTGGTCTGCACGGCGTGGGTTCGTCCGTCGTCAACGCGCTGTCCACCCGCTTCGACGTCACCGTCAAGCAGAAGGGCTTCGCCTGGCACCACAGCTTCGCCAACGGCGGCGCGCCGCAGCAGAAGCTCGAGAAGGGCGAGCCGACTGAAGAGACCGGCACTGACATCACCTTCTGGCCGGATCCCGAGATCTTCACCGAGTCCGTCGAGTTCGAGTACGACGTGCTGCGCACGCGGTTCCAGCAGATGGCATTCCTCAACAAGGGTCTGCGCATCGAGCTGCGCGACGAGCGTGAGGGTGCGACCTATGAGATCGAAGAAGAGGGCACGACCGTCACGAAGCAGCGTGCCGACGTGTTCCTCTACGAGCGCGGCCTCGTCGACTACGTCGAGTACCTGAACAAGGTGCGGCACGCCGAGGTCGTCACCGAGGAGATCATCGACTTCGACGCCGAGGACACCGAGCGCAAGATCTCGCTCGAGATCGCGATGCAGTGGACGACCGGCTACTCCGAGAACGTCTACACCTACGCGAACACGATCAACACCCACGAGGGCGGCACGCACGAGGAGGGATTCCGCGCGGCGCTGACGACGCTCGTCAACAAGTACGCCCGCGCGAACAACCTCCTCAAGGAGAAGGACGACAATCTCTCCGGAGACGACGTCCGCGAGGGCCTCACGGCCGTGATCTCCATCAAACTGGGCGAACCGCAGTTCGAGGGGCAGACAAAGACCAAGCTCGGCAACACCGAGGCGAAGGCGTTCGTGCAGAAGGTCGTCGGCGATCAGCTAGGCGACTGGTTCGAGCGCAACCCCACGCAGGCGAAGAACGTCATCCGCAAGGCGATCGACGCGGCCACAGCTCGCCTCGCAGCACGCAAGGCGCGCGAGACCGCCCGTCGCAAGAGCGTCTTCGAGTCCGCGGCGATGCCTGACAAGCTCAAGGACTGCACCAGCAAGGATCCGTCGATCAGCGAGATCTTCCTGGTCGAGGGTGACTCGGCCGGCGGCTCGGCGGTGCAGGGTCGCGACCCGCACACACAGGCGATCCTGGCGCTCCGAGGCAAGATTTTGAACGTCGAGCGCGCTCGCCTCGACAAGGCCCTGGCCAACAAAGAGGTTCAGGCGATGATCCAGGCCTTCGGCACCGGCATCGGCGAGGACTTCGACATCGAGAAGGCCCGCTATCACAAGATCGTTCTGATGGCGGATGCCGACGTCGACGGCCAGCACATCACCACGCTGCTGCTGACACTGCTGTTCCGCTACATGCGCGGCCTCATCGAGGCCGGATTCGTCTACCTCGCGATGCCGCCGCTGTACCGGCTGAAGTGGTCGAATCAGCCGCACGAGTACGTGTACTCCGATGCCGAGCGCGATGCTCTTCTCAAGCACGGGCTCGAGAACGGCAAGCGCATCCCGAAGGACTCCGGAGTGCAGCGGTACAAGGGTCTCGGCGAGATGAACGCCAAGGAACTGTGGGAGACCACGATGGATCACACGACGCGCACCTTGCGTCAGGTGACCATTGAAGACGCCGCCAGCGCCGATGAGATCTTCAGCGTGCTGATGGGCGAGGACGTCGAGTCCCGCCGCGGCTTCATCCAGCGAAACGCGAAGGACGTCCGCTTCCTCGACATCTGA
- the gyrA gene encoding DNA gyrase subunit A, translated as MTDEERPEPVHEHGKIDQVDLQSEMQRSYLDYAMAVIVGRALPDVRDGLKPVHRRVIYGMYDGGFRPDKSFSKCARVVGEVMGQYHPHGDSAIYDALVRLVQPWSLRYPLALGQGNFGSPGNMGAAAPRYTETKMAPLALEMVRDIEEETVDFQDNYDGQTQEPVVLPARFPNLLVNGSVGIAVGMATNIPPHNLREVADAALWALDNPELPREQLLDGLIKRIPGPDFPTGAQILGTKGIQEAYRTGRGSITMRAVVNVEEVQGRNCLVITELPYQVNPDNLAVKIGDLARDGKITGIADIRDETSDRTGQRIVVVLKRDAVAKVVLNNLYKHTPLQDNFGANMLAIVDGVPRTLALDGFISNWITHQIDVIVRRTIFRLRKAEERMHILRAYLKALDALDEVIALIRRSPTPQEANEGLQRLLDIDDVQADAILQMQLRRLAALERQKIIDEATELEVKIADFKAILADESRQRGIIREELTEIVERFGDERRTHILHGFDGDVSMEDLIAQEDMVVTVTRDGYIKRTRSDNYRSQHRGGKGIKGAQLRADDIVEHFFVTTTHHWLLVFTDKGRVYRTKTYEVPEAGRDAKGTHVANLLALQPDEGIAQILAMRDYDVADYLVLATRDGLVKKTRLSEYDTNRQGGVIAIRLREDDELVSAMIVDATDDILLISRKGMSVRFQATDAALRPMGRATAGVTGMKFKGDDRLLSASVAAPDGFVFTVTDGGYAKRTEVEQYRVQNRGGYGIKVAKLNDDRGVLAGGLIVSEDDEVLVVLSSGKVVRSAVAEVPAKGRDTMGVLFARTSEKDRILAIARNEERGLDEAEAESGAPESATAPDSNPEPEETDA; from the coding sequence ATGACTGACGAAGAACGCCCCGAGCCGGTTCACGAACACGGCAAGATCGACCAGGTCGACCTGCAGTCGGAGATGCAGCGCAGCTATCTCGACTACGCGATGGCCGTCATCGTGGGCCGCGCCCTGCCGGATGTTCGCGACGGGCTCAAGCCCGTGCACCGCCGTGTGATCTACGGCATGTACGACGGCGGCTTCCGCCCGGACAAGTCGTTCTCCAAGTGCGCGCGCGTCGTCGGCGAGGTGATGGGTCAGTACCACCCGCACGGCGACTCGGCGATCTATGACGCGCTCGTCCGTCTCGTGCAGCCGTGGTCGCTGCGTTACCCGCTGGCTCTCGGTCAGGGCAACTTCGGCTCACCCGGCAACATGGGCGCCGCGGCCCCGCGATACACCGAGACGAAGATGGCTCCGCTCGCGCTCGAGATGGTGCGTGACATCGAAGAGGAGACCGTCGACTTCCAGGACAATTACGACGGCCAGACCCAGGAGCCGGTGGTCCTCCCGGCCCGATTCCCGAATCTGCTCGTCAACGGCTCGGTCGGCATCGCGGTCGGCATGGCGACCAACATCCCCCCGCACAACCTCCGAGAGGTGGCGGATGCCGCCCTCTGGGCGCTCGACAACCCCGAGCTTCCGCGTGAACAGCTCCTCGACGGCCTCATCAAGCGGATTCCGGGTCCTGACTTCCCGACCGGCGCGCAGATCCTGGGAACCAAGGGCATCCAGGAGGCGTACCGCACCGGTCGAGGCTCGATCACGATGCGCGCGGTCGTCAACGTCGAGGAGGTCCAGGGCCGCAACTGCCTCGTGATCACCGAACTCCCCTACCAGGTCAACCCCGACAACCTCGCGGTGAAGATCGGCGACCTGGCGCGCGACGGCAAGATCACCGGCATCGCCGACATCCGCGACGAGACCAGTGACCGCACCGGTCAGCGGATCGTCGTCGTCCTCAAGCGGGATGCCGTGGCCAAGGTCGTGCTGAACAACCTGTACAAGCACACTCCGCTGCAGGACAACTTCGGCGCGAACATGCTCGCGATCGTCGACGGCGTGCCGCGCACGCTGGCGCTCGACGGGTTCATCAGCAACTGGATCACGCACCAGATCGACGTGATCGTGCGCCGAACGATCTTCCGGCTGCGCAAGGCCGAGGAGCGCATGCACATCCTGCGCGCGTACCTCAAGGCACTCGACGCGCTGGATGAGGTCATCGCGCTGATCCGGCGTTCACCCACCCCCCAGGAGGCGAACGAGGGTCTGCAACGACTCCTGGACATCGACGACGTGCAGGCGGACGCGATCCTCCAGATGCAGCTGCGCCGACTGGCAGCCCTGGAGCGTCAGAAGATCATCGACGAGGCCACCGAGCTCGAGGTGAAGATCGCCGACTTCAAGGCGATCCTCGCCGATGAATCGCGCCAGCGCGGCATCATCCGCGAAGAGCTCACTGAGATCGTCGAACGCTTCGGCGACGAGCGTCGCACGCACATCCTGCACGGCTTCGACGGCGACGTGTCGATGGAAGATCTCATCGCGCAGGAGGACATGGTCGTCACCGTCACCCGCGACGGCTACATCAAGCGCACCCGCAGCGACAACTACCGCTCGCAGCATCGTGGCGGCAAGGGCATCAAGGGCGCGCAGCTGCGTGCGGATGACATCGTCGAGCACTTCTTCGTGACGACCACGCACCACTGGCTGCTCGTCTTCACCGACAAGGGCCGGGTGTATCGCACCAAGACGTACGAGGTGCCGGAGGCCGGCCGCGACGCGAAGGGCACGCACGTCGCGAACCTGCTCGCGCTGCAGCCGGACGAGGGCATCGCCCAGATCCTCGCGATGCGCGACTACGACGTCGCCGACTACCTGGTGCTCGCCACGCGCGACGGCCTGGTGAAGAAGACGCGACTGAGCGAGTACGACACGAACCGCCAGGGCGGCGTGATCGCCATCCGGCTCCGTGAGGACGATGAGCTTGTCAGCGCCATGATCGTGGATGCCACGGATGACATCCTGCTCATCTCCCGCAAGGGCATGTCGGTGCGCTTCCAGGCGACCGACGCGGCCCTGCGTCCGATGGGCCGCGCGACCGCCGGTGTCACCGGCATGAAGTTCAAGGGCGACGATCGGCTGCTCTCGGCATCCGTCGCGGCGCCCGACGGTTTCGTGTTCACCGTCACCGACGGCGGCTACGCGAAGCGCACCGAGGTCGAGCAGTACCGGGTGCAGAACCGCGGCGGATACGGCATCAAGGTCGCCAAGCTCAACGACGATCGGGGTGTCCTCGCGGGCGGTCTGATCGTGAGCGAGGACGACGAGGTCTTGGTGGTTCTCTCCAGCGGCAAGGTGGTACGCTCTGCCGTGGCCGAGGTGCCCGCGAAGGGCCGAGACACCATGGGTGTCCTGTTCGCCCGAACGTCCGAGAAGGACCGGATCCTCGCGATCGCCCGCAACGAAGAGCGGGGCCTCGACGAGGCGGAGGCGGAGTCCGGCGCCCCGGAGTCGGCCACGGCCCCCGATTCGAACCCTGAACCTGAGGAAACAGACGCATGA
- a CDS encoding DUF3566 domain-containing protein: MSTVADKLAKKSTRKTGGKQVRLRLVYVDFWSAVKLSFLGAVALAIVTMVSFFLIYLVLQATGLIAGAGDFVGQITDNAVDLQALLGLPQVMAFAAVVSILNLIVVTVLGAVVAGIYNLAVKVTGGLLVGFMSN; encoded by the coding sequence ATGAGCACAGTAGCCGACAAGCTGGCGAAGAAGTCCACGCGCAAGACCGGCGGCAAGCAGGTCCGCCTGCGCCTGGTCTATGTCGACTTCTGGTCGGCCGTGAAGCTCTCCTTCCTGGGCGCCGTCGCGCTCGCGATCGTGACCATGGTGTCGTTCTTCCTGATCTACCTCGTGCTGCAGGCGACCGGCCTGATCGCCGGCGCCGGCGACTTCGTCGGGCAGATCACCGACAACGCGGTGGATCTGCAGGCGCTGCTGGGCCTGCCCCAGGTGATGGCCTTCGCGGCCGTCGTGTCGATCCTGAACCTCATCGTGGTGACCGTGCTCGGCGCCGTGGTCGCGGGCATCTACAACCTCGCGGTGAAGGTGACCGGCGGTCTGCTGGTCGGCTTCATGTCGAACTGA
- a CDS encoding sensor histidine kinase, whose product MTTQTVPSAPADKPRTAPPLRLFMTILHLAALGVIGGGVIGILAAVFGTGVGLLFVLGIGIVFLVGLVYALYGVGWFEVTRIRGLYGLDVADLQPRRRRTPGFGGWIRSLGRQSIDGRMWRALANFAIACIFGALVIRLFSGVVWSAIYSFTPLFADGESAAPFGNTIGVGWAPLFGILGVVAAAAGIIGLALLHRTISRALIVPNREAELTERVRTTSAQREGAVRAADVERTRIERDLHDGVQPRLVSVGMTLGLAQQKIDNDPTAAKALISEAHTSTKAAITELRQLARGIHASVLDDRGLDAALSALASRSHIPVHLDVRMDGRCSRDAEAAVYFSIAESLTNAAKHSRASECRVVVRIREGGVLWARVEDNGMGGAQVQPGGGLDGISNRVLAAGGTFRIDSPQGGPTSLEVSVPCAS is encoded by the coding sequence ATGACCACTCAGACTGTCCCCTCCGCACCGGCGGACAAGCCGCGCACCGCGCCGCCGTTGCGACTGTTCATGACCATCCTGCATCTCGCCGCACTCGGTGTCATCGGCGGCGGCGTGATCGGCATCCTCGCCGCCGTGTTCGGAACCGGCGTCGGCCTGCTGTTCGTCCTGGGCATCGGGATCGTGTTCCTGGTCGGTCTCGTGTACGCGCTGTACGGCGTCGGCTGGTTCGAGGTGACCCGCATCCGCGGTCTGTACGGCCTCGACGTCGCCGACCTCCAGCCGCGCCGCCGGCGCACGCCCGGATTCGGCGGATGGATCCGGTCGCTGGGACGCCAGAGCATCGACGGACGGATGTGGCGCGCACTGGCGAACTTCGCCATCGCATGCATCTTCGGCGCGCTGGTGATCCGGCTCTTCTCGGGCGTGGTCTGGTCGGCGATCTACTCGTTCACCCCGCTCTTCGCAGACGGTGAGAGCGCGGCCCCGTTCGGGAACACGATCGGCGTCGGATGGGCTCCGCTGTTCGGCATCCTCGGTGTCGTGGCTGCTGCTGCCGGCATCATCGGTCTCGCGCTGCTGCACCGCACCATCTCGCGGGCACTCATCGTGCCGAACCGCGAGGCCGAGCTCACCGAGCGGGTGCGCACCACCTCCGCTCAGCGTGAGGGCGCCGTGCGCGCCGCCGATGTCGAGCGCACGCGCATCGAGCGCGACCTGCACGACGGCGTCCAGCCCCGGCTGGTCTCGGTCGGCATGACCCTGGGTCTCGCACAGCAGAAGATCGACAACGACCCGACCGCCGCGAAGGCCCTGATCTCCGAGGCGCACACCTCGACGAAGGCCGCCATCACCGAGCTGCGACAGCTCGCCCGCGGCATCCATGCGTCCGTCCTGGACGATCGGGGGCTGGATGCTGCGCTGTCCGCGCTCGCCAGCCGGTCGCACATCCCGGTGCACCTGGACGTACGGATGGACGGCCGCTGCAGCCGCGACGCGGAGGCCGCCGTGTACTTCTCCATCGCCGAGTCGCTCACGAACGCGGCCAAGCACTCCCGTGCCAGCGAGTGCCGCGTCGTGGTCAGGATCCGCGAGGGCGGTGTGCTGTGGGCGCGAGTCGAGGACAACGGCATGGGCGGTGCGCAGGTGCAGCCCGGCGGAGGCCTCGACGGCATCTCGAACCGCGTGCTCGCCGCCGGCGGGACGTTCCGCATCGACAGCCCGCAGGGTGGTCCGACTTCCCTGGAGGTGAGCGTGCCATGCGCATCCTGA